From one Nocardioides sp. Kera G14 genomic stretch:
- a CDS encoding helix-turn-helix domain-containing protein, producing MPGAPRFLTLADVAEVLNTSSAQVYALVRRGELPAIKLGGRGQWRVEASKLEDFIAGLYDETQSFVAAHPFADSETLATEDAVS from the coding sequence ATGCCAGGAGCCCCTCGATTCCTGACCCTCGCCGACGTTGCGGAGGTCCTCAACACCTCCAGCGCCCAGGTCTACGCCCTGGTGCGCCGCGGAGAGCTGCCTGCGATCAAACTGGGCGGGCGCGGGCAGTGGCGGGTGGAGGCCTCGAAGCTCGAGGACTTCATCGCCGGTCTCTACGACGAGACCCAGTCGTTCGTGGCCGCGCACCCGTTCGCCGACTCGGAGACACTCGCCACGGAGGACGCGGTCAGCTAG
- a CDS encoding S1C family serine protease has protein sequence MSEPTTDPWGQPLPQHPHHPPQMAVPAPEPRPKRARPSRWVWPAVLVLGLLAGIVGGAGGAALWERYAPDDWRDDTSSSVTGLSGSTTVSQAPIDPDDASVANVAQALLPSTVQIIAEYAGEDDGATGSGFVFDTEGHIVTNNHVVASAAKDKGPVYVVDTAGHKEKATIVGRSSVYDIAVLDVPGAKDLKPASLGAAAALRIGEPVVAFGSPLGLSATVTSGIVSALNRPVTTGESADDLSYINAVQTDAAINPGNSGGPLVNLLGQVVGVNSAIATAGGTTQGEAGNIGVGFAIPIEQVKITAEQLLTTGKASYPIIGAKVQTGTDDPAGDGAEVISVDDGTPAAKAGLAKGDIVTAVDGQRITDGIGLIVAIRTHQPGETVEFTVNSAGRTKKVSVKLAGVSDPAS, from the coding sequence GTGAGCGAGCCGACGACTGACCCGTGGGGTCAGCCCCTCCCGCAGCACCCGCACCACCCTCCACAGATGGCGGTGCCGGCTCCTGAGCCGCGGCCGAAACGGGCGCGGCCGAGCCGCTGGGTGTGGCCGGCCGTCCTGGTGCTGGGTCTTCTCGCCGGCATCGTCGGGGGAGCCGGTGGTGCAGCGCTCTGGGAGCGCTACGCGCCCGACGACTGGCGCGACGACACCTCCAGCTCGGTGACCGGCCTGAGCGGTTCCACCACGGTCAGCCAGGCCCCGATCGATCCCGACGACGCGAGTGTCGCCAACGTCGCCCAGGCGCTGCTGCCCTCCACCGTCCAGATCATCGCCGAGTACGCAGGGGAGGACGACGGGGCCACCGGCTCCGGCTTCGTCTTCGACACCGAGGGCCACATCGTCACGAACAACCACGTCGTGGCGTCGGCTGCGAAGGACAAGGGTCCCGTCTACGTCGTCGACACGGCAGGCCACAAGGAGAAGGCGACCATCGTCGGTCGTTCCTCCGTCTACGACATCGCGGTGCTCGACGTGCCGGGCGCCAAGGACCTCAAGCCCGCCTCGCTGGGCGCCGCCGCGGCGCTGCGCATCGGTGAGCCGGTCGTCGCCTTCGGGTCGCCGCTCGGGCTCTCCGCGACCGTGACGTCGGGCATCGTCTCGGCGCTCAACCGTCCGGTCACGACGGGTGAGTCGGCCGACGACCTCAGCTACATCAACGCCGTGCAGACCGACGCCGCGATCAACCCCGGCAACTCGGGCGGCCCGCTGGTCAACCTGCTCGGCCAGGTGGTGGGCGTGAACAGCGCGATCGCGACCGCGGGCGGCACTACGCAGGGTGAGGCCGGCAACATCGGCGTCGGCTTCGCGATCCCCATCGAGCAGGTGAAGATCACCGCCGAACAGCTCCTGACGACCGGCAAGGCGTCGTACCCGATCATCGGGGCCAAGGTGCAGACGGGGACCGATGATCCGGCAGGTGATGGTGCGGAGGTCATCTCGGTCGACGACGGTACGCCGGCGGCGAAGGCGGGTCTGGCCAAGGGCGACATCGTCACGGCCGTCGATGGTCAGCGGATCACCGACGGCATCGGTCTCATCGTCGCGATCCGGACTCACCAGCCGGGGGAGACGGTCGAGTTCACCGTCAACAGTGCGGGCAGGACGAAGAAGGTCAGCGTGAAACTCGCGGGGGTCTCCGACCCCGCCAGCTAG
- a CDS encoding anti-sigma factor family protein → MSLLGGHLGDRVSALLDGQLSEAETERAWAHANECHACRELVEREGWIKRRLAGLTYDPAAASDGLKGSLMGAAHCEPGSFFGPEHQRRNVALATIGGTAVGAAVMGVLALGAAPASAPTIERPTTASTWTSPSATPVVDARRH, encoded by the coding sequence ATGAGCCTGCTCGGCGGCCACCTCGGCGACCGCGTCTCGGCATTGCTCGACGGCCAGCTCTCGGAGGCGGAGACCGAGCGCGCCTGGGCCCATGCCAACGAGTGCCATGCCTGCCGGGAGCTCGTCGAGCGCGAGGGCTGGATCAAGCGGCGGCTGGCGGGTCTGACCTACGACCCGGCAGCGGCCTCCGACGGGCTCAAGGGTTCGCTGATGGGTGCCGCCCACTGCGAGCCGGGCTCCTTCTTCGGTCCCGAACACCAGCGCCGCAACGTCGCCCTCGCCACCATCGGAGGCACTGCCGTCGGCGCCGCAGTGATGGGCGTCCTGGCGCTCGGTGCCGCGCCCGCCTCCGCCCCCACGATCGAGCGCCCCACCACGGCCTCCACGTGGACGAGTCCCTCGGCGACTCCCGTCGTCGACGCGCGTCGTCACTGA
- the sigE gene encoding RNA polymerase sigma factor SigE, protein MEATSIAGSVPSWDEIVELHSDRVFRLAYRLTGNRPDAEDLTQEVFVRVFRSLDTYTPGTFEGWLHRITTNLFLDQARRKQRIRFDALSDERADKLASTTPTPDLAFTDQRFDDDIEAALQALPPDFRAAVVLCDVEGLSYDEIAQILGAKLGTVRSRIHRGRSMLRDALAHRAPKAGRLRYSGPKVLGWGSNS, encoded by the coding sequence ATGGAAGCGACGTCGATCGCCGGGTCTGTCCCGAGCTGGGACGAGATCGTCGAGCTGCACTCGGACCGGGTCTTCCGCCTCGCCTATCGGCTGACCGGCAACCGGCCCGACGCCGAGGACCTCACCCAGGAGGTCTTCGTTCGGGTCTTCCGTTCGCTCGACACCTACACGCCCGGCACCTTCGAGGGCTGGCTGCACCGCATCACCACCAACCTCTTCCTCGACCAGGCCCGGCGGAAGCAGCGCATCCGGTTCGACGCGCTGAGCGACGAGCGGGCCGACAAGCTCGCCTCGACGACGCCGACGCCTGACCTGGCCTTCACGGACCAGCGCTTCGACGACGACATCGAGGCCGCCCTCCAGGCGCTGCCGCCTGACTTCCGGGCCGCCGTCGTGCTGTGTGACGTGGAGGGCCTGTCGTACGACGAGATCGCCCAGATCCTCGGCGCCAAGCTGGGCACGGTCCGGTCCCGGATCCACCGCGGCCGCTCGATGCTCCGCGATGCGCTCGCCCACCGCGCACCGAAGGCGGGACGCCTGCGCTACTCGGGCCCCAAGGTGCTCGGCTGGGGATCCAACTCATGA
- a CDS encoding O-methyltransferase — translation MSDPISAASWIYADEFVPEDEVLAAARERAAAVGITPVSPGVGGALRFLASVLDARAVVEVGTGTGVSGLWLLRGMRADGVLTSIDIEAESQRLARQTFTDAGIPAQRARTISGAALDVLTRLTDGHYDLMFVDADIEEADACLTEALRLLRPGGVVAFDNALWGGRVPDPSQRDSETAAVRELGRTIAAHEGLVPLLLPIGDGLLLGKKEWTAD, via the coding sequence GTGAGTGACCCGATCAGTGCTGCGAGCTGGATCTACGCCGACGAGTTCGTCCCCGAGGACGAGGTCCTCGCGGCCGCGCGCGAGCGGGCTGCGGCGGTCGGCATCACGCCGGTGAGCCCCGGCGTGGGTGGCGCACTGCGCTTCCTCGCCTCTGTCCTCGATGCCCGCGCGGTCGTCGAGGTCGGCACGGGGACCGGCGTCTCCGGGCTCTGGCTGCTGCGTGGCATGCGGGCCGACGGCGTACTCACGTCGATCGACATCGAGGCCGAGAGCCAGCGCCTGGCCCGGCAGACGTTCACCGACGCCGGCATCCCGGCGCAGCGCGCCCGCACGATCAGCGGCGCCGCCCTCGACGTGCTCACCCGACTGACCGACGGCCACTACGACCTGATGTTCGTCGACGCCGACATCGAGGAGGCCGACGCCTGCCTCACCGAGGCGCTCCGACTCCTCCGCCCCGGTGGGGTGGTGGCCTTCGACAACGCGCTCTGGGGTGGTCGGGTCCCGGACCCGTCACAGCGCGACAGCGAGACGGCCGCCGTGCGTGAGCTCGGCCGCACGATCGCGGCGCACGAGGGCCTCGTCCCACTCCTGCTCCCCATCGGCGACGGGCTCCTGCTGGGCAAGAAGGAGTGGACGGCAGACTAG
- the dapE gene encoding succinyl-diaminopimelate desuccinylase: MPTLDLTSDVVTLTRSLVDIESVSRDEAAITDAVESALQALPHLTVTRVGNTLVARTGLGRDERVLIAGHLDTVPVNDNLPSRLEDGVLHGLGSCDMKGGDAVILRLAATLPEPNRDLTFVLYECEEIEAELNGLNRLTQSHPDLLAADFAILMEPSNAGVEAGCQGTLRVEVRTTGERAHSARSWAGSNAIHAAADILTRLEGYEARQPVIDGLTYHEGLNAVFISGGVAGNVIPDECVVTVNHRFAPDRSEAEALAFVEQFFAPYDVVVTDSAPGALPGLDRPAARAFIEAVGGTVAPKFGWTDVARFTTLGIPAVNFGPGDPMLAHKADESVPVAQIEHCERALVAWLGESS, translated from the coding sequence ATGCCCACGCTCGACCTGACCAGTGACGTCGTCACGCTCACCCGGTCGCTCGTCGACATCGAGTCCGTCAGTCGTGACGAGGCGGCGATCACCGACGCGGTCGAGTCCGCCCTGCAGGCTCTGCCCCACCTGACCGTCACGCGGGTGGGCAACACACTCGTCGCGCGGACCGGGCTCGGCCGTGACGAGCGGGTCCTCATCGCCGGCCACCTCGACACCGTGCCGGTCAACGACAACCTGCCGTCCCGCCTCGAGGACGGCGTGCTGCACGGGCTCGGCAGCTGCGACATGAAGGGTGGCGACGCGGTCATCCTCCGACTCGCCGCGACTCTGCCGGAGCCCAACCGTGACCTCACCTTCGTGCTCTACGAGTGCGAGGAGATCGAGGCCGAGCTCAACGGTCTCAACCGGCTGACCCAGTCACATCCCGACCTGCTGGCCGCCGACTTCGCCATCCTGATGGAGCCGTCCAACGCCGGTGTCGAGGCCGGTTGCCAGGGCACGCTCCGGGTCGAGGTGCGCACGACCGGTGAGCGTGCCCACAGTGCCCGCAGCTGGGCGGGAAGCAACGCGATCCACGCCGCCGCCGACATCCTGACGCGGCTCGAGGGCTACGAGGCACGACAGCCCGTCATCGACGGGCTGACCTATCACGAGGGCCTCAACGCGGTCTTCATCAGCGGCGGGGTCGCGGGCAACGTCATCCCGGACGAGTGCGTCGTCACGGTCAACCATCGCTTCGCCCCCGACCGCTCCGAGGCCGAGGCCCTGGCCTTCGTCGAGCAGTTCTTCGCGCCGTACGACGTCGTGGTGACCGACTCGGCACCGGGAGCCCTTCCCGGGCTCGACCGGCCGGCCGCCAGGGCGTTCATCGAGGCGGTGGGCGGGACCGTCGCGCCGAAGTTCGGCTGGACCGACGTCGCCCGTTTCACGACTCTCGGGATCCCTGCGGTGAACTTCGGGCCGGGTGACCCGATGCTCGCCCACAAGGCTGACGAGTCGGTGCCGGTCGCCCAGATCGAGCACTGTGAGCGCGCCCTCGTGGCGTGGTTGGGAGAGAGCTCATGA